A part of Gemmatimonadaceae bacterium genomic DNA contains:
- a CDS encoding histidine kinase has protein sequence MIARTSRYWVTVVLAGFAIYTAIAVLGALSALTYFGATHTVIDWRGYIANRFLEQYTCALFVAPLFWLVDRYPLVPRDWKRHVGVFVIAIVTFIAVKYAIMLPLYRWWSGETPATYWLALVDNAVPVSFDFLAIVGVAHALRYYREVQERERAAGELTTQLVQARLDALRGQLHPHFLFNTLNAAATLMHENVAAADDMLTQLGSLLRISLERTESEVTLERELELADRYLAIMRYRFSDRLSVAVNVSDDARLALVPPFITQPLLENALEHGIARRRGAGSIDIVARRDDGALEVTIADDGAGLSASAGNGIGLANTRARLTQLYGARGGLELSASDSGRGARAAIRIPYRTFPAVSSCDAS, from the coding sequence ATGATCGCGCGCACGTCTCGCTACTGGGTCACGGTCGTCCTGGCCGGATTCGCCATCTACACGGCCATCGCCGTGCTCGGCGCGCTGTCGGCGCTCACGTATTTCGGCGCAACGCATACGGTGATCGATTGGCGAGGGTACATCGCGAATCGATTCCTCGAGCAATACACCTGCGCGCTGTTCGTGGCGCCCTTGTTCTGGTTGGTGGATCGGTATCCGCTCGTCCCGCGCGATTGGAAGCGGCACGTCGGCGTTTTCGTGATCGCGATCGTCACATTCATCGCCGTGAAGTACGCGATCATGTTGCCACTGTATCGGTGGTGGAGCGGCGAGACGCCGGCGACATATTGGCTGGCACTCGTCGACAACGCCGTGCCGGTCTCATTCGACTTTCTTGCGATCGTCGGCGTGGCGCACGCGCTGCGCTACTATCGGGAAGTACAAGAGCGCGAGCGCGCGGCGGGCGAGTTGACGACGCAGCTGGTGCAAGCGCGACTGGATGCGCTGCGCGGCCAACTCCATCCCCATTTTCTGTTCAATACGCTGAATGCCGCGGCGACGCTCATGCACGAGAACGTGGCGGCGGCCGACGACATGCTCACCCAGCTCGGGAGTCTGTTGCGTATCTCGCTCGAGCGGACGGAGTCGGAGGTCACGCTCGAGCGCGAGCTCGAGTTGGCGGACCGCTATCTGGCGATCATGCGATACCGGTTCTCCGACCGGCTGTCTGTGGCGGTCAACGTGTCGGATGACGCCCGTCTTGCGTTGGTGCCGCCGTTCATAACGCAGCCATTGCTGGAGAATGCGCTCGAGCATGGCATCGCAAGGCGGCGAGGTGCGGGGAGCATCGACATCGTCGCACGGCGCGACGACGGCGCGTTGGAGGTCACGATCGCGGACGACGGCGCGGGTTTGTCGGCGTCCGCGGGGAACGGGATTGGCCTCGCGAACACGCGTGCCCGCCTGACCCAGTTGTATGGGGCGCGCGGCGGACTCGAGTTGTCCGCGTCGGATTCGGGCCGCGGTGCGCGCGCGGCAATTCGCATTCCCTACAGGACGTTCCCTGCGGTCTCTTCATGCGACGCGTCGTAA
- a CDS encoding LytTR family DNA-binding domain-containing protein, translated as MRRVVIADDEPLARQRLRMMLARHPEFIVVAECRDGQEAVDALVAERPDAIFLDVAMPALDGFEVLEVLEAESNPAVVVFVTAFADRAVPAFDANAADFLLKPYDQSRFDRAIERVEARLGRLPSATSDVLRTLPRPLTAERFLVRGTNHLYFVRTADVEWIDAAANYVRLHAGGRVHFVRDTMKHVIERLPAERFLRVHRSMIVNVEFIQRLEPAEHGEFVVTMRDGKRIQTARTYNEQVRAFLRR; from the coding sequence ATGCGACGCGTCGTAATCGCCGACGACGAGCCGCTGGCACGGCAGCGTTTGCGGATGATGCTCGCGCGTCATCCGGAGTTTATCGTCGTCGCCGAGTGCCGCGATGGCCAGGAAGCCGTCGACGCCCTCGTCGCCGAGCGTCCCGATGCAATATTTCTCGACGTGGCAATGCCGGCGCTCGACGGCTTCGAGGTCCTGGAGGTGCTCGAGGCAGAGTCGAATCCCGCTGTCGTCGTGTTCGTGACGGCGTTTGCCGATCGGGCCGTTCCGGCGTTCGACGCGAACGCGGCGGATTTTCTGCTCAAGCCGTACGATCAATCGCGATTCGACCGGGCGATCGAGCGCGTTGAAGCGCGACTCGGCCGGTTGCCCAGCGCGACGAGTGACGTGCTGCGCACGCTGCCGCGCCCTCTCACGGCGGAGCGTTTTCTCGTGCGCGGCACCAATCATCTGTACTTCGTGCGTACGGCCGACGTGGAGTGGATCGACGCGGCGGCGAACTACGTACGCCTCCATGCCGGAGGGCGCGTGCACTTCGTGCGGGACACGATGAAGCACGTGATCGAGCGCTTGCCGGCGGAGCGGTTTCTCCGCGTGCATCGCTCGATGATCGTGAATGTGGAGTTCATTCAACGCCTCGAGCCGGCGGAACACGGCGAGTTCGTCGTCACGATGCGCGATGGAAAGCGGATTCAGACGGCTCGGACCTACAACGAACAGGTGCGCGCGTTCTTGCGCCGCTAG
- a CDS encoding PadR family transcriptional regulator produces the protein MPDAGMDLLQGTLDVLVLRALTREPMHGYAVARWIGDRTRGVIAVEYAPLYKALHRLEHDDCVSGSWGVSENGRRARYYRLTAKGRSRLKAEDADWRRYAAAIFRVLDPA, from the coding sequence ATGCCGGATGCCGGCATGGACCTGCTGCAGGGCACACTCGACGTTCTCGTCCTGCGCGCGCTGACGAGGGAACCGATGCACGGCTACGCCGTCGCGCGCTGGATCGGCGACCGCACGCGCGGCGTGATCGCGGTGGAGTACGCGCCGCTCTACAAGGCGCTGCACCGTCTGGAGCACGACGACTGCGTCAGCGGGTCGTGGGGCGTTTCCGAGAATGGCCGCCGCGCGCGCTACTATCGCCTCACGGCGAAAGGCCGGTCACGGCTGAAGGCCGAAGACGCCGACTGGCGGCGCTACGCCGCCGCGATCTTTCGGGTGCTCGATCCAGCATGA
- a CDS encoding DUF5916 domain-containing protein has protein sequence MFAIVLFAALVAGSPSSIVARRLPRPPALNESDESSIWAGIPCERSFRQWSPQENGEPSFRTEFAVAYDARNLYVFVRAFDPAPNSIVHTLSRRDGTSASDEIGIYLGTSGDGRTGYEFYVNAAGVQRDAAISADSREDVSWDGVWSAAVWIDSLGWAAEFSIPFSQLGVSGAAASRLGLLVNRAIQRRGENDSWPAYHPSRPGIVSQFGVLTGLEGAGSPHPVEATPFIRTISHAGQSELGAGGDVRLGLAPAFTLNATILPDFGQVEADPSVVNLSPAETFFPEHRPFFLDGAGPYTVPFNCNAVNCGSDELFYSRRIGRAPQLAALYGDGSAFNAVPILSAVKLTGRTDAGLTIAALGASTDGATVDGKTIEPRSDYAVARVQQDFRGGQSAVGLLGTFVRRSMNEWTSPYLAQSAAVGGATFRHRFFDGRYEVWGSATESRIAGSPSAITQLQRDGVHFLQRPGAGLDSTRAVLTGDQEEAAVGKYGGAFMFESSFEHQSPGYDSNDMGYLQRADQRTVATWLDYTLRTPRAFYNNWRFNFNKWDTWNAQDQRLENAVNANTHLQFRNNWWLRGGATIGHLGSVVCDFCARGGPALRSDRELIPWLTIQGDPRDRIAPTLHGNWTIADGGRSRMQSVNPIVDLRLSSRWQATLGAVFVTNHDNTQWLGNFGGDVDTVRHAFARLTQRTTAITIRSSYALTRDLTFDAYVAPFFSNGAYSDVRALSATPAAESYDDRFVSFTPPAAALDGFRVRNESVNLVARWEYRPGSTAFLVVSHDATGTALTMKTTYRLTAF, from the coding sequence ATGTTCGCGATCGTGTTGTTTGCCGCGCTCGTCGCGGGGAGTCCGTCCAGCATCGTTGCTCGCCGCTTGCCGCGACCGCCGGCTTTGAACGAGTCCGACGAGTCCTCGATTTGGGCAGGGATTCCGTGTGAGCGGTCGTTTCGCCAATGGAGCCCGCAAGAGAATGGCGAGCCGAGCTTCCGCACCGAGTTCGCGGTCGCGTACGATGCGCGCAATCTCTACGTGTTCGTGCGCGCGTTCGATCCGGCGCCGAACAGCATCGTGCACACGCTGTCCCGCCGCGACGGCACGAGCGCCTCCGACGAGATTGGCATCTACCTCGGCACCAGCGGCGACGGTCGCACCGGCTACGAATTCTACGTCAACGCCGCCGGTGTGCAGCGTGACGCGGCGATCAGTGCCGATAGCCGAGAAGACGTATCATGGGACGGCGTGTGGAGTGCGGCGGTCTGGATCGATTCGTTGGGTTGGGCGGCCGAGTTCAGCATTCCGTTCTCGCAGCTTGGCGTCTCGGGCGCCGCGGCGTCCCGCCTCGGCTTGTTGGTCAATCGAGCGATTCAGCGTCGCGGTGAGAATGACAGCTGGCCCGCGTATCATCCAAGCCGTCCGGGGATTGTCTCGCAGTTTGGTGTATTGACGGGGCTCGAGGGAGCGGGCAGCCCGCATCCGGTCGAGGCGACGCCATTCATTCGTACGATCTCGCATGCCGGCCAGTCGGAGCTCGGCGCGGGCGGCGATGTGCGTCTAGGCCTCGCGCCGGCCTTCACGCTCAACGCCACGATCCTGCCTGATTTCGGCCAGGTCGAGGCGGATCCGTCGGTCGTGAATCTGTCGCCGGCTGAGACGTTCTTTCCGGAGCACCGGCCGTTCTTTCTCGACGGCGCGGGGCCATACACGGTTCCGTTCAATTGCAACGCCGTGAATTGCGGCAGCGATGAATTATTCTATTCGCGACGCATCGGTCGCGCGCCGCAGCTCGCGGCATTGTACGGCGACGGCTCGGCATTCAACGCGGTGCCGATTCTCTCGGCAGTCAAGCTTACAGGCCGAACCGATGCGGGGCTGACGATCGCGGCGCTCGGCGCATCCACCGACGGCGCGACGGTGGACGGCAAAACGATCGAGCCGCGCAGTGACTACGCCGTCGCGCGGGTCCAACAGGATTTTCGCGGGGGACAGAGCGCCGTTGGATTGCTCGGAACGTTCGTTCGGCGCTCGATGAACGAGTGGACGTCGCCTTATCTCGCGCAGAGCGCCGCAGTCGGCGGCGCAACGTTCCGGCATCGTTTCTTCGACGGTCGATATGAGGTCTGGGGTTCGGCCACCGAATCACGAATCGCGGGGTCGCCGTCGGCCATCACGCAGTTGCAGCGGGACGGTGTGCATTTTCTTCAGCGCCCGGGAGCCGGCCTCGACTCGACGCGCGCGGTATTGACGGGCGATCAGGAAGAAGCGGCGGTAGGGAAGTACGGCGGCGCATTCATGTTCGAGTCGAGTTTCGAGCATCAGTCACCGGGCTACGATTCGAACGACATGGGCTACTTGCAGCGTGCCGACCAACGCACGGTGGCCACATGGCTGGACTACACGCTCCGCACGCCGCGCGCGTTCTACAACAATTGGCGTTTCAATTTCAACAAGTGGGATACGTGGAACGCGCAGGATCAACGGTTGGAGAACGCTGTGAACGCGAACACTCATCTCCAATTTCGAAACAACTGGTGGCTGCGCGGCGGCGCCACGATTGGTCACCTGGGCAGCGTGGTGTGCGACTTCTGCGCCCGGGGCGGCCCCGCGCTGCGCAGCGATCGAGAGCTGATCCCGTGGTTGACGATTCAGGGCGATCCACGCGATCGCATCGCGCCGACGTTGCACGGCAATTGGACGATTGCGGACGGCGGCCGCTCGCGCATGCAGAGCGTGAATCCCATCGTCGACCTCCGCCTGTCATCGCGCTGGCAGGCGACACTCGGAGCGGTGTTCGTGACGAACCACGACAACACACAGTGGCTCGGCAACTTTGGCGGGGACGTCGATACCGTACGTCATGCATTCGCGCGCCTGACGCAGCGCACGACCGCCATCACCATCCGCTCGAGCTACGCACTCACGCGGGATCTGACGTTTGATGCGTACGTCGCGCCCTTTTTCAGCAATGGCGCGTATTCCGATGTGCGCGCGTTGAGCGCCACGCCGGCGGCCGAGTCCTACGACGATCGATTCGTTTCGTTCACTCCGCCGGCGGCGGCGCTCGATGGCTTTCGTGTGAGGAACGAGAGCGTCAATCTCGTGGCCCGGTGGGAGTACCGTCCGGGATCGACCGCGTTTCTCGTCGTGTCACACGACGCGACCGGCACGGCGTTGACGATGAAGACGACATACCGGCTCACGGCGTTTTGA